The Apus apus isolate bApuApu2 chromosome 20, bApuApu2.pri.cur, whole genome shotgun sequence genome includes a region encoding these proteins:
- the C1QA gene encoding complement C1q subcomponent subunit A, with protein MELGLWLVTSTLAAVLGTALAQGNTCRAPDGKDGLPGVPGLDGRPGQKGDRGEPGKSAQRTGIQGLKGDAGEPGPPGIPGNQGYHGLYGPPGVPGLAGPKGEKGKAGNILEQPRPAFSASRKSPPPLGKTVVFDNIITNEESSYSPRSGEFTCRVPGLYYFSYQVVSSGDLCLSITKNQERVVTFCDSNSRELLQVNSGSSVISLAEGDRVALSTDPRGSSIYSGSDADSVFSGFMLFPQTG; from the exons ATGGAACTCGGGCTTTGGCTGGTGACCAGCAccctggcagcagtgctgggcacGGCCCTGGCGCAGGGCAACACCTGTCGGGCACCAGATGGCAAGGATGGCCTCCCAGGAGTCCCTGGCCTTGATGGGAGGCCAGGGCAGAAGGGTGACAGGGGAGAACCAG GGAAGTCAGCACAGAGGACAGGCATCCAGGGACTCAAAGGGGACGCAGGGGAGCCGGGGCCTCCAGGCATCCCTGGGAACCAGGGCTACCACGGCCTGTATGGCCCCCCTGGGGTCCCGGGGCTGGCAGGACCAAAGGGGGAGAAGGGCAAAGCCGGCAACATCCTGGAGCAGCCACGTCCTGCCTTCTCTGCCTCGAGGAAGTCCCCGCCACCCTTGGGCAAGACGGTGGTGTTTGACAACATCATCACCAACGAGGAGAGCTCCTACAGCCCCCGGAGCGGGGAGTTCACCTGCCGCGTCCCCGGCCTCTACTACTTCTCCTACCAGGTGGTCTCCAGCGGGGACCTCTGCCTGAGCATCACCAAGAACCAGGAGCGTGTGGTCACCTTCTGCGACTCCAACAGCCgtgagctgctgcaggtgaaCTCGGGCAGCAGCGTGATCAGCCTGGCCGAGGGTGACCGGGTGGCCCTGAGCACCGACCCCAGGGGCAGCTCCATCTACAGCGGCTCCGACGCCGACAGCGTCTTCAGCGGCTTCATGCTCTTCCCGCAGACGGGCTGA
- the LOC127392909 gene encoding complement C1q subcomponent subunit C-like isoform X1, translating into MLQGTKMEQSFWEQLHLVLALLLLSLGSVMTEDVTYSCYGTPGLPGWPGLPGKDGRDGLKGAKGEPGIPATQGMQGPKGMKGEPGSPGLPGKTGPVGPPGPPGDPGATGTPGKPGMPGIYKQNQQSAFSVTRQTSVYPLKNVPVVFNHVITNTNQDYNTTTGKFTCKLPGLYYFVFHASQTANLCVILYKSGSKVASFCDHKTNSVQVSSGGTLLHLAAGNQVWLEVNDYNGMVGIANSDSIFSGFLLFPD; encoded by the exons atgCTCCAGGGCACCAAAATGGAGCAGAGCTTCTGGGAACAGCTCCATCTGGTTCttgccctcctgctgctgagtCTGGGGTCTGTTATGACTGAAGATGTCACTTACAGCTGCTATGGGACTCCAGGCCTGCCAGGCTGGCCAGGTCTGCCAGGCAAGGATGGCCGGGATGGGCTGAAGGGAGCCAAAGGAGAGCCAG GCATCCCAGCCACGCAGGGAATGCAAGGGCCCAAGGGCATGAAAGGGGAACCAGGTAGTCCTGGCTTGCCTGGCAAGACTGGCCCCGTTGGTCCCCCTGGACCCCCTGGAGACCCTGGAGCAACGGGCACGCCCGGGAAGCCGGGGATGCCAGGCATCTACAAGCAGAACCAGCAGTCAGCATTCTCAGTGACCAGGCAGACCAGCGTGTACCCCTTGAAGAACGTCCCCGTGGTGTTCAACCACGTCATCACCAACACCAACCAGGACTACAACACCACCACTGGCAAGTTCACCTGCAAGCTCCCCGGCCTCTACTACTTTGTCTTCCACGCCTCACAGACAGCCAACCTCTGTGTCATCCTGTACAAGAGCGGGAGCAAGGTGGCCAGCTTCTGTGACCACAAGACCAACAGCGTGCAGGTCAGCTCTGGTGGGACCCTCCTGCACCTGGCTGCTGGCAACCAGGTCTGGCTGGAGGTGAACGACTACAACGGCATGGTGGGCATTGCCAACTCTGACAGCATCTTCTCAGGGTTCCTGCTCTTCCCAGACTAA
- the LOC127392909 gene encoding complement C1q subcomponent subunit C-like isoform X2, producing MEQSFWEQLHLVLALLLLSLGSVMTEDVTYSCYGTPGLPGWPGLPGKDGRDGLKGAKGEPGIPATQGMQGPKGMKGEPGSPGLPGKTGPVGPPGPPGDPGATGTPGKPGMPGIYKQNQQSAFSVTRQTSVYPLKNVPVVFNHVITNTNQDYNTTTGKFTCKLPGLYYFVFHASQTANLCVILYKSGSKVASFCDHKTNSVQVSSGGTLLHLAAGNQVWLEVNDYNGMVGIANSDSIFSGFLLFPD from the exons ATGGAGCAGAGCTTCTGGGAACAGCTCCATCTGGTTCttgccctcctgctgctgagtCTGGGGTCTGTTATGACTGAAGATGTCACTTACAGCTGCTATGGGACTCCAGGCCTGCCAGGCTGGCCAGGTCTGCCAGGCAAGGATGGCCGGGATGGGCTGAAGGGAGCCAAAGGAGAGCCAG GCATCCCAGCCACGCAGGGAATGCAAGGGCCCAAGGGCATGAAAGGGGAACCAGGTAGTCCTGGCTTGCCTGGCAAGACTGGCCCCGTTGGTCCCCCTGGACCCCCTGGAGACCCTGGAGCAACGGGCACGCCCGGGAAGCCGGGGATGCCAGGCATCTACAAGCAGAACCAGCAGTCAGCATTCTCAGTGACCAGGCAGACCAGCGTGTACCCCTTGAAGAACGTCCCCGTGGTGTTCAACCACGTCATCACCAACACCAACCAGGACTACAACACCACCACTGGCAAGTTCACCTGCAAGCTCCCCGGCCTCTACTACTTTGTCTTCCACGCCTCACAGACAGCCAACCTCTGTGTCATCCTGTACAAGAGCGGGAGCAAGGTGGCCAGCTTCTGTGACCACAAGACCAACAGCGTGCAGGTCAGCTCTGGTGGGACCCTCCTGCACCTGGCTGCTGGCAACCAGGTCTGGCTGGAGGTGAACGACTACAACGGCATGGTGGGCATTGCCAACTCTGACAGCATCTTCTCAGGGTTCCTGCTCTTCCCAGACTAA
- the C1QB gene encoding complement C1q subcomponent subunit B — MQSVWAMLICLAGGQLASATFCETYGNIPGIPGAPGQPGSNGRDGENGPKGEPGPPGQVVHEEDVGEKGAPGAPGHPGKVGPRGPPGSKGLPGLMGPPGPQGDSGDYKASLKSAFSAARSISSYPRRDQPVRFDRILSNRQGHYENRYGRFVCRLPGVYYFTYHVTSRSNLCLSIKKGRGGSRGEKVVTFCDYSHNSYQVTTGGVVLKMAANESVWLEPTEKNSLVGIEGSDSIFSGFLVFPDA; from the exons atGCAGAGCGTGTGGGCCATGCTGATCTgcctggctggagggcagctggCAAGTGCCACATTCTGCGAGACCTACGGCAACATCCCGGGCATCCCAGGGGCGCCGGGGCAGCCCGGCAGCAAcggcagggatggggagaacGGCCCCAAGGGTGAGCCAG GTCCCCCAGGCCAGGTGGTGCACGAAGAAGACGTGGGGGAGAAGGGAGCCCCAGGAGCGCCAGGGCACCCTGGGAAGGTTGGCCCCAGGGGTCCCCCTGGTTCAAAGGGCTTACCAGGTCTCATGGGACCCCCTGGCCCTCAGGGGGACTCCGGTGACTACAAGGCCAGCCTCAAGTCTGCCTTCTCAGCTGCCAGGTCCATCAGCTCCTACCCCCGCCGGGACCAGCCCGTTCGCTTCGACCGCATCTTGTCCAACCGGCAGGGTCACTACGAGAACCGCTACGGCCGCTTCGTCTGCCGCCTCCCGGGCGTCTACTACTTCACCTACCACGTCACCTCCAGGAGCAACCTGTGCCTCAGCATAAAAAAGGGCCGGggtggcagcagaggagagaaggtGGTGACCTTCTGCGACTACTCCCACAACAGCTACCAGGTCACCACAGGCGGCGTGGTCCTCAAGATGGCAGCAAACGAGTCCGTCTGGCTGGAGCCAACAGAGAAGAACTCCCTGGTGGGGATAGAAGGGTCTGACAGCATCTTCTCTGGTTTCCTGGTCTTCCCTGATGCTtag